From a region of the Lentilactobacillus curieae genome:
- the msrA gene encoding peptide-methionine (S)-S-oxide reductase MsrA: MEDTAIFAGGCFWCMVKPFDEMPGIDKVVSGYTGGHVANPTYEQVSSHTTGHTEAVKITFDPEKISYKDLVKIYWQQTDPTDAMGQFQDRGDNYRPVIFVKDEEQRKIAEESKKELEASEMFDDPIVTKIEDVQPFYDAEEEHQEFYKKNPLRFQMEEQGGREQFKQTHWND, encoded by the coding sequence TTGGAAGATACTGCAATTTTTGCTGGCGGATGTTTTTGGTGCATGGTAAAGCCATTCGACGAAATGCCAGGAATTGATAAAGTTGTCTCAGGATATACAGGAGGCCACGTAGCTAACCCAACTTATGAACAAGTAAGCAGTCACACTACTGGTCATACAGAAGCGGTGAAAATCACCTTCGATCCTGAGAAAATCAGCTACAAAGACTTAGTTAAAATTTATTGGCAGCAAACAGATCCAACTGATGCCATGGGTCAATTCCAAGACCGCGGCGATAATTACCGCCCAGTAATCTTTGTGAAGGATGAAGAACAGCGCAAGATTGCTGAAGAATCAAAAAAAGAACTAGAAGCTAGCGAAATGTTTGATGATCCAATCGTAACTAAGATTGAAGACGTTCAACCATTCTATGATGCTGAAGAAGAACACCAAGAATTTTATAAAAAGAATCCACTTCGTTTCCAAATGGAAGAGCAAGGTGGGCGTGAACAATTTAAGCAAACGCATTGGAATGACTAG
- a CDS encoding manganese-dependent inorganic pyrophosphatase, giving the protein MSKELIFGHSNPDTDAIVAAKAYSYLQNKLGYDTEAVALGEPNPETQFVLNYFDEATPRVISEASSEVDSVMLVDHNEAQQSVSDIDKLTVTHVIDHHRIDNFRTDLPLYYRAEPVGCTSTILTKMFDENKVEIPAQLAGLMLSAIVSDTLLLKSPTTTDDDKIAVKALAEIADIDVDKYGIEMLKAGTNTDAKSDQELIDSDAKSFDMNGKNVRIDQINVVDFDDILKRKADILKAMETEAGSENYDLFLVLVTNVLNSDSKMIVFGEPKDAVESAFNGSISDDMMNLPGVVSRKKQVVPQLTDVLNK; this is encoded by the coding sequence ATGAGCAAAGAATTAATTTTTGGCCACTCAAATCCAGATACTGATGCAATTGTTGCGGCAAAGGCATACTCATACTTACAAAATAAATTAGGTTATGATACTGAAGCTGTTGCTTTAGGCGAACCAAACCCAGAAACTCAATTTGTTTTGAACTACTTTGATGAAGCAACACCACGTGTAATTAGTGAAGCATCTTCAGAGGTTGACTCAGTTATGCTGGTTGATCACAATGAAGCTCAACAAAGTGTCAGTGATATTGATAAGTTAACGGTAACTCACGTAATTGATCATCACCGAATTGATAACTTCCGTACTGATTTGCCACTTTACTACCGTGCTGAACCAGTTGGATGTACAAGTACTATTTTGACTAAGATGTTTGATGAAAATAAAGTTGAAATTCCTGCTCAACTCGCTGGATTGATGCTTTCAGCAATTGTGTCTGATACATTGCTTTTGAAGTCACCAACAACCACTGATGACGATAAAATTGCTGTAAAAGCCTTAGCAGAAATTGCTGACATTGATGTGGACAAGTATGGTATCGAAATGCTTAAGGCAGGTACTAACACTGACGCTAAGAGTGATCAAGAATTGATCGATTCAGATGCAAAATCATTTGATATGAATGGTAAAAATGTCCGTATCGACCAAATCAATGTTGTTGATTTCGACGATATTCTAAAGCGTAAAGCCGACATCTTAAAGGCAATGGAGACTGAAGCTGGTTCTGAAAATTATGATTTATTCTTAGTTTTAGTAACTAACGTTCTGAATAGTGATTCAAAGATGATCGTCTTTGGGGAACCTAAGGATGCAGTTGAATCAGCATTTAACGGCTCAATCAGTGATGACATGATGAACTTACCAGGGGTTGTTTCAAGAAAGAAGCAAGTTGTCCCACAATTAACAGATGTTTTAAACAAGTAA
- the msrB gene encoding peptide-methionine (R)-S-oxide reductase MsrB — protein sequence MNKDELKNKLTDEQYRVTQEAATEAPFTGKYDDFYEDGIYVDVVSGEPLFSSTDKYDAGCGWPSFTKPIDKQAVKNNLDLSHGMIREEVLSNQAESHLGHVFPDGPADKGGVRFCINSAALKFIPVTELSEAGYSDYEVLFKK from the coding sequence ATGAATAAAGATGAATTAAAGAACAAGCTAACTGATGAGCAGTACCGAGTTACTCAAGAAGCCGCGACTGAAGCGCCATTTACAGGTAAATATGATGATTTTTATGAAGATGGCATCTATGTTGACGTTGTGTCTGGAGAGCCGCTATTTTCTTCGACTGATAAATACGATGCTGGTTGTGGTTGGCCTTCATTTACCAAACCAATCGATAAACAGGCAGTTAAGAACAATCTGGATTTATCACACGGAATGATTCGCGAAGAAGTTCTCAGTAACCAGGCAGAATCCCACTTAGGCCATGTATTTCCAGATGGACCTGCTGACAAAGGTGGAGTTCGGTTTTGCATCAATTCAGCTGCATTGAAGTTTATCCCCGTTACTGAATTATCTGAGGCGGGATATTCTGATTATGAGGTTTTATTTAAAAAATAA
- the xerS gene encoding tyrosine recombinase XerS: MRKNDYIRHNEQIISKLPNFVNDYYIEKSTIPLSPATLYQYLNEFTRFFNWLIDTGITAAKNPKDVSLAELEHLKKQDMELYKSFLLNRSKQSTTKSQATLSHSTVNRSLNALSALFRFLTEESENYDGEPYFYRNVMKKISLVPDSETYQTRANNIKDKLMLGDTDVNYLEFIKTEYPKQITGKRILKMYERDCERDVAINALLLGTGIRVSELTNSNLKDLSLTNNTISVRRKGGKWDAVPIANWVTPYITPYLQVRKSRYEANESTPALFLTKGAQGPRRISTATVELLVGKYSQAFNSVRITPHKLRHTLASKLYLQTHNERLVATQLGQSSTKATSLYTHIVDTKQRAALNELHKDNN; this comes from the coding sequence ATGCGTAAAAATGATTACATAAGACATAATGAACAAATAATTTCTAAACTTCCTAATTTTGTTAATGACTATTACATAGAAAAGTCTACAATTCCATTATCGCCAGCTACTCTTTATCAGTATCTAAATGAATTCACCCGCTTCTTCAATTGGTTGATTGATACTGGTATCACCGCTGCTAAGAATCCAAAAGATGTAAGCCTTGCAGAATTGGAACATTTAAAAAAACAAGACATGGAGCTATATAAGTCTTTTCTGCTGAACCGAAGCAAGCAATCAACGACTAAGAGCCAAGCAACCCTGTCACACAGCACCGTCAACCGATCACTGAACGCATTATCTGCTTTATTTAGGTTCTTAACTGAAGAATCAGAAAATTATGACGGCGAGCCTTATTTTTATCGAAACGTCATGAAGAAAATCAGCTTAGTACCTGATAGTGAAACCTACCAGACGCGTGCTAATAACATTAAGGATAAGCTGATGCTTGGCGATACAGACGTTAATTATCTTGAATTTATTAAAACTGAATATCCCAAGCAAATCACCGGTAAGCGAATTCTGAAAATGTATGAACGTGATTGTGAACGCGACGTTGCTATCAATGCATTGCTGCTTGGAACTGGAATTCGCGTGTCTGAACTTACAAATTCAAATTTAAAGGACTTGAGTTTAACTAACAACACGATTTCTGTTCGGCGTAAAGGTGGTAAATGGGACGCCGTTCCGATTGCTAACTGGGTAACTCCCTATATCACTCCATACTTACAAGTCCGTAAATCCCGATATGAAGCTAACGAAAGCACCCCTGCCCTTTTTTTAACAAAAGGGGCACAGGGACCTAGGCGAATTTCAACCGCAACAGTTGAGCTTTTGGTCGGCAAATACTCGCAGGCCTTCAACAGTGTGAGAATAACGCCGCACAAGCTACGTCACACGTTAGCCTCAAAACTATACTTGCAAACTCATAACGAGCGGCTAGTAGCCACTCAGTTAGGTCAGTCGTCAACTAAGGCAACCAGTTTATATACACACATTGTCGATACAAAGCAACGTGCCGCTTTGAACGAACTACACAAAGATAACAACTAA
- a CDS encoding LysR family transcriptional regulator: MKTTQENIFSSKTLTYFLQLSETMNYTQAAQILGITQPALTQQIKKLERTVGTNLFYSVGKKLKMSDAGYIMLKTTHQIYDLLNQATDEIQQATSSTTGDINLGILASIETKVFEKFALELYKENPDLVINFHMLTRKEIWESLENNKIDLAIMYLPDESIKNWKPYSSKKIITDDLWLIHHDEKKAGRKKVKIKNANDRGWVMYPTEYYLNVALREMFKNNMVDSPHVQARFTMPEQILNFAVHAGLNTALPKSYLLNVDLDELQNKGLYTAQFDPNITFDLEFVYRKNKNEIPRIGRFLDKFDEFLAKKDYFSRLTEKD, translated from the coding sequence ATGAAAACTACTCAGGAAAACATCTTTTCATCAAAAACTTTGACATATTTTTTGCAATTGTCAGAGACCATGAATTACACACAAGCAGCTCAAATTTTAGGAATTACCCAACCTGCATTAACTCAGCAAATCAAGAAACTTGAACGGACAGTTGGAACTAACTTATTTTACTCTGTTGGTAAAAAGTTGAAGATGTCTGACGCAGGATACATTATGTTAAAGACAACCCATCAGATTTACGATTTGCTTAATCAAGCAACTGATGAGATTCAACAAGCAACAAGTTCAACTACCGGCGACATTAATTTGGGGATTTTGGCTTCCATTGAAACCAAGGTCTTCGAAAAATTTGCGCTTGAGTTGTACAAAGAAAATCCTGATTTAGTAATCAATTTTCATATGCTTACTAGAAAAGAAATTTGGGAAAGTCTTGAAAATAACAAAATTGACTTAGCAATTATGTACTTGCCAGATGAGTCCATTAAGAATTGGAAACCTTACAGTTCTAAGAAAATCATCACTGATGATTTGTGGTTGATTCATCACGATGAGAAAAAGGCTGGCCGTAAAAAGGTTAAGATCAAAAATGCCAATGATCGTGGATGGGTAATGTATCCCACTGAATATTACTTGAATGTTGCTTTAAGAGAAATGTTTAAGAATAACATGGTGGATAGTCCACACGTGCAGGCTAGATTTACGATGCCTGAGCAAATTTTGAACTTTGCGGTACACGCTGGTCTAAATACAGCACTTCCAAAATCATATTTACTCAATGTTGATTTAGATGAGCTTCAAAATAAGGGCTTATATACAGCACAGTTTGACCCCAACATCACTTTTGATTTAGAATTTGTATATCGAAAAAATAAAAACGAGATTCCTCGAATTGGTAGATTCTTAGATAAGTTTGATGAATTCCTAGCTAAGAAGGACTACTTCTCAAGGTTGACTGAAAAAGACTAA
- a CDS encoding quinone oxidoreductase family protein: MKAAVLTEYGKVPEYLDYKDPKTTNAQQIIVNPVASSIKRLDIGKAAGKHYTNFDPLPAVMGMDGVAKTDEGKLVFSMGLSGMMAEKAIVDKNRLVDVPAELDPAIAAAMPNVLMGSDVALTVRGNISEGDVVLVNGATGSTGTMAVQMAKYRGASKVIATGRNADKLESLKKIGADEIVVLSDSEAEITQQIKKIYDQYPISIVVDYLWGKPAEMILSALGQIQLARPLKFITIGQMAGPDINISSQLFRSRDLALIGSGIGSFEPIEFEKYLQTELPKLFRYAVAGKLELDVNKFKLDEISEAWNAPGLPVILI; the protein is encoded by the coding sequence TTGAAAGCAGCAGTTTTAACTGAATATGGTAAAGTTCCAGAATACCTGGATTATAAAGATCCTAAGACAACCAATGCCCAACAAATCATTGTAAATCCGGTTGCGTCTTCAATTAAACGATTAGATATTGGTAAAGCTGCCGGTAAGCACTACACAAATTTTGACCCGTTGCCAGCGGTAATGGGAATGGACGGAGTTGCCAAAACCGATGAGGGTAAATTGGTGTTCTCAATGGGCTTATCTGGAATGATGGCAGAAAAGGCAATCGTAGATAAAAATCGTTTAGTCGATGTTCCAGCTGAGTTAGATCCAGCAATCGCTGCCGCTATGCCAAACGTGTTAATGGGTTCTGATGTGGCACTGACAGTTAGGGGAAACATTTCTGAAGGCGACGTGGTGCTAGTAAATGGTGCTACCGGATCAACGGGAACAATGGCAGTCCAGATGGCCAAGTACCGTGGTGCAAGCAAGGTCATTGCTACTGGTCGGAACGCTGATAAACTAGAAAGCCTCAAGAAAATTGGTGCCGATGAAATTGTAGTACTTTCAGATTCTGAGGCAGAAATCACTCAACAAATAAAAAAGATTTACGACCAGTATCCAATTAGCATAGTTGTTGATTATCTTTGGGGTAAACCTGCAGAGATGATACTAAGCGCTTTAGGTCAGATACAGTTAGCTAGACCGTTAAAATTCATTACAATCGGCCAAATGGCTGGTCCAGATATAAATATTTCATCACAGCTGTTTAGAAGCCGTGATTTAGCTTTGATTGGTTCAGGAATTGGTAGTTTCGAACCAATTGAATTTGAGAAGTATTTGCAAACAGAATTACCAAAATTGTTCAGGTATGCCGTAGCAGGAAAACTTGAACTAGACGTAAATAAATTTAAGCTTGATGAAATTTCTGAAGCTTGGAATGCACCAGGTCTGCCAGTAATTCTTATATAA